The Xanthomonas sontii genomic sequence CCGGCAGGCCGGCACCGACCGTGGCCTCGTAGCGGAAGCGCGCGCCGCTGGCGGCGGCCGCGGCGCGGATGGCGTGGAAGCGCGGCAGCGGCCCGGCGCCGGCCTGTTTGTTCGGGGTCACCACGTGGATGCCGGCGGCCAGCCAGCCGGCGTAGCGGTCGGCGACGTCGGCGCTGCCGCTGCAGTCGATGATCACCGCATGCGGCAGATGCGCCGACAGCAGGTGCGCGGTGAACGCGTCCAGGTCGGTCGGCTGCTGGCCGGCGGCCAGCGCCTGCCGCCAGTCGCCGGCGAAGGCGCGCGGCTCCAGGCGCATCGTGCTGCGCGAGGCGACCGCGCGCAGGCGCAGGTCGAGGTTGGCCTTGGCCAGCAGTTGCGGCTGCGCGGCGCGCAACTGGTCCAGCAGCGCCGCACCGACGTTGCCCGGCCCGATCACGCCGACCGAGAAGGTCTGCGGCGACAGCCAGAAGCCGGCATGCGCGGCGCGCAGCGCCTTGGTCGCGTGCGCGCTGTCGATGGCCACCGAGATGTTGCGCTCGGACGAGCCCTGCGCGATCGCCAGGATGTTGACCTGGGCGCGGCCCAACGACTCGAACAGCCGCGCGGCCACGCCGGGCTGCCCGGTCATGCCGTCGCCGACCGCGGCCAGCACGCTGATGCCGGTGGTCAACTGCACGCGCTGCACCTGGCCCACCACCAGTTCGTGGGCGAACGCGGAGAGCACCGCGTCGCGCGCACGTTCGGCCTCGTTCTGGCGCACCACGCAGCAGATGGAATGTTCGGACGACCCTTGCGAGATCATCACCACCGACACCCGCGCGTTGCGCAGTGCGGCGAACACGCGCTCGGCGGTGCCGGGCACGCCGATCAGGCCGGTGCCTTCGAGGTTGAGCACGGCCAGGTCCGGGCTCAGGGTCAGCCCCTTGATCGGGCCGCTGGTGGCGCTGCTGGCGGTGATGCGGGTGCCCGGGTGCTCGGGCTGGAAGGTGTTGCGGATGATGATCGGCAGGCCGCGCTCGATCGCTGGCGACATGGTCTGCGGGTGCACCACCTTGGCGCCGAAATAGGCCAGCTCGCAGGCTTCGTCGTAGCTGAGCGTTTCCAGTTGCACCGCTTCGGGCACGACCCGCGGGTCCGCCGAAAGCACGCCGTCGACGTCGGTCCAGATGTGCAGCTCGGCGGCGTCGAACAGCGCGGCGAAGATCGCGCCGGAGTAGTCGCTGCCGTTGCGGCCGAGGGTGGTGATGCGGCCAGCGCGGTCGCGGGCGACGAAGCCGGTGACCACGATGCGCGGCTGCGGGTGCTCCGCGCGCCATTGCGCCAGGCGCTGCGCGCTGGCGGACCAGTCCACGTCCACGCCCAGTTCGCCGCGGTCGACCACCAAGACCTCGCGCGCATCCAGCACCGCGCACTCCTCGCCCAACGCACGCAGGTGGTCGCCCAGCAACTGCGCCGAGTACACCTCGCCCAACCCCTGCACGCGGTCCAGCACTTCCCGCGGCAGTTCGCCGATCACCGCCAGCGCGACGAGGATCTCGGCCAGGTGCTCGAAGCGCGCGTCCAGCCATTCGACCGTGGCGCCGGCATGTTCGCCGAGCAAGGCCACGGCGGCGGCGCGATGGCGGGCACGGGTTTCGTGCCAGCGCTCGCGCCAGTCGCCGTGGCCGTGCGCGGCCAGTTCGGCCAGGCCGATCAACGCATCGGTGACGCCCTTCATCGCCGAGACGACGGTGACCTGGAGACGTTCCGGGCGCGCCAACAGCAGTTGCGCGACATGACGGTAGCGTTCGGCATCGGCCACCGAGGTGCCGCCAAACTTGTGCACGACAGTGGCGGCGGCGAGCGCGGGATCGACGGCGGAATCAGGCGAAGCGGCGACAGCAGGAGCGACGGCGGGGGGCGACATGGAAGACCTCGGAGTGGAGGCCCCGCTCGCATCAGGCTGAGGGATTCCCCCGCATCCTGATCCGGGTGCGGGGCCGTG encodes the following:
- the thrA gene encoding bifunctional aspartate kinase/homoserine dehydrogenase I, with the translated sequence MSPPAVAPAVAASPDSAVDPALAAATVVHKFGGTSVADAERYRHVAQLLLARPERLQVTVVSAMKGVTDALIGLAELAAHGHGDWRERWHETRARHRAAAVALLGEHAGATVEWLDARFEHLAEILVALAVIGELPREVLDRVQGLGEVYSAQLLGDHLRALGEECAVLDAREVLVVDRGELGVDVDWSASAQRLAQWRAEHPQPRIVVTGFVARDRAGRITTLGRNGSDYSGAIFAALFDAAELHIWTDVDGVLSADPRVVPEAVQLETLSYDEACELAYFGAKVVHPQTMSPAIERGLPIIIRNTFQPEHPGTRITASSATSGPIKGLTLSPDLAVLNLEGTGLIGVPGTAERVFAALRNARVSVVMISQGSSEHSICCVVRQNEAERARDAVLSAFAHELVVGQVQRVQLTTGISVLAAVGDGMTGQPGVAARLFESLGRAQVNILAIAQGSSERNISVAIDSAHATKALRAAHAGFWLSPQTFSVGVIGPGNVGAALLDQLRAAQPQLLAKANLDLRLRAVASRSTMRLEPRAFAGDWRQALAAGQQPTDLDAFTAHLLSAHLPHAVIIDCSGSADVADRYAGWLAAGIHVVTPNKQAGAGPLPRFHAIRAAAAASGARFRYEATVGAGLPVITTLRDLVDTGDAVTAIEGIFSGTLAWLFNKYDGSVPFAQLVAEARGMGYTEPDPRDDLSGTDVARKLVILAREAGHELSLEDVAVESLVPEALRQASVDDFMARLHEVDAVFAQRLQAARARGCVLRYVARLAPGHAPSVGLVELPADHAFANLRLTDNVVQFTTRRYCNNPLVVQGPGAGPEVTAAGVFADLLRVAAGEGARL